GGCCGCGCTCGCGGTAGGGTTCATCTACTACAACCTGCGCCTGCCCTCGCCCGGCTGAACCGGCCCGGCTCGGGTCGTCGATATCTCAGAGATACGGCGACGGGCGCAGCGAGGTCGGAGCCACGTAAACGGGTGCGGCGTGCGGGTCGCCCCGACAGCCCATGGCCGCATGGCCCGGAACGAGCCACCAGTGCTGGCTGTTCTGGAAGCCGAGGTCGTATGTCCTGTCCATGTCCACGCAGTCAACCAGTCCAGCATGTTCATGGGCGATCAGAAGCCAGCGCTCGCCTGGCGAGGCAGCCAGCCAGTCGAAGGCCCTTGCCGCCTCCCGGTCATCGGGCGTCGAGTAGCCGAAGTGAACAGTCGGCTGGCGGGCCATGAGCACGAATTCCTCACCGAAATCATGAACGGCCAGCCATTTCTCCGGGCCGCTGATTTCAGCAACCCGCTGCATCAACTCGCGCGGCGAGCGGCTGCCGTTCATGTCGGGCCAGGACAGCCACCCGAAGGTGCACCACAACAAACCGAGCCACAGCGCCAGCGCCATGACGCCGCGTTTGGGCCTGAACCAGGCCAGCAGCAAGACCATGGCAGCGCCCATCAGGGCCCACCAGAACCACGGGCTTGCATCGTGCTTGTCGGCCAGTTCCGACAGCGGCTCGAAACCGAGCCAGCCCAGGGTGCCAGCCGTGCCGAGCATGCCGCCGAGAAGCACGACAATGCCCGTTGCCAGCCAGTTGGGACCGCGTCTCGCCAGCAGTCCGGGCAAGAGCGGTGCGAGTGCCAGCACCAGCAGCGGCACGGTCGGCAACAGGTAAACGCCGCGCTTGCCCGGAGAAAGACTGAAAAAGATCAGCACCAGCAAGACACCGGACAACGGCAGGACGGTACGCGCGTCCCCGCGCCGGAGTCGCCGCCACCAGTTCGGCAGCGCCCAGGGCAGCGCCAGCCACAGGGGCAGCCAGGCCCAGGGCGCCACCGCGAAAATGAAGTAGTACCAAGGCCGGATATGCCCCCAGGGTTCCGCATAGCGTTCAGCCGTCTGGCGGAGCAGGATATCGTCGCGGTAAGCCAGCATGGCCGGGTCGCCGCTGACGGTGGTATGGATCACCATCGGCACCACCCACAGCGCAATGGCCGCCAGCAGAACGCCCAAACCGGCCAGCAGCTCGCCGGATGACAGCGGATGGGCGTCGCCGCGCCGCGCCATGACCAGCCACACCGGGATCATCAGCAGGGGCAGAAACCCGACGCCCTTGGTAATCACGCCCAGCCCCATGGCCGCGCAAGCGACAAACCACCATGATCGCGCCGGGCCCAGCAAAGCGTGGCGAAACATGCCGTAGGCGCCCAGGGTGATCCAGAAGGTGACCAGCATGTCGATCTGCGCCATCTTGGCCTGTAGGGCAAACTGCACGGTCGACAAAAGCGCCAGGCCGGCGAGCATGGCGATACGTCGACCGTGCAGGCGCCCGGTCAGATCAACGACCAGCCACAACGTACCCAGGGCGGCAAGCAAGGATGGCAGCAGAAAACCCAGGCGCACCGAGCCGGTCGCCATGATGGAAATGGCCGTGGCCCACATGAAAACCGGCGGTTTGTCCGGGTAAGGCTCTCCGCCGCGATGCGGGATCAGCCAGTTGCCGGTCTCGATCATTTCCAGCGCGTTGAGCACAAAACGCGGCTCGTCGGCCGGCCAGGGATCGCGCAGCCCGATTCCCGTGCCCAGCACCACCAGCGCGGCGAGAAACAGCCAGGCCAGCCGCCCTTCCGAGAGGCGGCGGATATCTCCAGCCGGACCGTGCATCAGTCGATCACGCCGTCTACGTTCGCCTCCCGGCGTCGCTCGCCGTATATGAGCATCAGGTTGCGACTGTAGATGAACAGCCCGCTCGCCTGCCCGACGATGAAGACCGGATCCTGGCGGTGGATGGCATAGATCAGCAGCGTGACACCACCGCCGAGGCTGAACAGCCAGAACGCCAGGGGCACCACGCTGCGACGGGCACGCTCGCTGACAACCCACTGCACCAGGAAGCGGGCCGAAAAAAGAGCCTGGCCGAGAAATCCGATGGCCAGCCAGAACCAGGGTGAATTCATGCCTGCTCCTCCTCATCTGCCTTGCCCACCAGTGTCCCGCATTCGGCGGGCAGCCGGCAGCGTTTCTTGAGCCACATCACGCCCATCAGGTCCAGCAATCCGGCCCAGAGACGATTGTTCAGCCCGTAGTGCGACTCCCCAGCACCCCTGGGACGGTGATTGACCGGCACCGATTCGCAGCGACCGCCCTGGAACTGGATGAGTGCCGGCAGGTACCGGTGCATGTGATCGAAATAAGGCAAGTGCAGGAAGGCACTTCGGTCAATGACCTTGATGCCGCAACCCGTGTCGGGCGTGCTATCGCGCAGCAGCGTTGAGCGCACCGCATTGGCAATCCGCGATGACAGGCGCTTGAGTCGAGTATCGCGCCGGGCCGTGCGATGCCCGACCACCATTTCGAGCTCTCTCTCGTGTGCCCGTTCGAGCAGCCGCGGCAAATCAGCCGGGTCGTTCTGCCCGTCTCCATCCAGCGTGGCCAGCCAGCGCCCGCGCGCGTACCGGGCTGCCTGCCAGATCGAAGTGCTCTGACCGACACTGGAGATATGTCGAAGCGGTCGAAGCGTCGCATTCTCCGCCGCGCGCTTGACCAGCATGGGCCAGGTGTCGTCCACCGATCCGTCATCGACAACCAACACCTCATAAGCCTCACAAAGCGGCTCCATCGCCGCCTGTACCTCATCCAGCAATTCGGGAAGATTGCTGCCCTCGTCCCTGGCAGGAATGATGATCGATATATCCATCTGACCCTTTGTTCAAAAGTCCTAAAATATTAGGTAACCCGCAAATACGCGGTTAAGCTCGACAATAGAATCCGTTAAGATCATTAACGAAACGGGAGTCGCCCCCTTATGCCGCACTGATGATTTCACCACTGATATGGCCATCGGTGAATACGGCGAATGACGCAATGATCATTCCAGACCCCTGGTGTGAACTGGCGAACCCGCATCGAGCCTGACATCACCTACACTGGAATCACCGGACGCTGCCCACCCGGGCACCGCCAACCGCCCACGAAAAGGACCACGAAAAGGACAGGCATGGCTGATCATCACGGCGGCGAACTGGTCGCCCGCATGCTCCAGGCCGAGGGCGTCGAGAAGGTTTTCGGCATCATCGACGGCACCTACTTCGGCTTCTACTCGGCACTCGACCGGCTCGGCATCGAAATCGTCACGCCGCGACACGAGACCTGCGCGGCGCACATGGCCGGCGCCTACGCGCGGCTGACCGGAAGGCTTGGCGTTTGCATGGCCTCCAACGGCCCGGGCGTGGCCAACCTGCTGCCCGGGCTGGTGGTCGAGCAGGCCGAGGGCAACCGGGTGCTGGCGATCACCAGCGCGCGCCGGCCCGAGATCATGTACCCCGACCGCGGCGGCGCCTACCAGTGCTTCGACCAGGCCGGCGTGATCGGCCGGATCGGCAAGTTCTCTGAAGCGGTTTCTTCCTGGGAGCGCGTGCCTGAATTGATGCGCAAGGCCTTCCGCGCGTGCTTCGACGGCCGGCCCGGCGTGGTCCACGTCGATGTGCCCGAGACGATCATGAACGGCAAGTTCAAGTCCCTGCCGGCGCTGTGGCAACCGAAGCAATACCGCAATACCGAGCCGCTCTCGCCCACCCCCGAGCAGGTCGAGCAGGCCGCCGAGCTGCTGTCCAGGGCCGAGGCGCCCATGATCCACGCCGGCAGCGGCGTGATCCACGCCCAGGCCTTCGACGCGCTCGAGCGCGTGGCCGAGCAGCTGCATGCGCCGGTCACCACCAGCTGGGCGGCACGCGGAGTGCTGGGCGAGGATTCGCCGCTGGCCATCCCGATGCCGCACGTCAAGCTCAACCACCAGGTGCGCAACGACGCCGACGCGGTACTGGTCCTGGGCTCGCGCGTGGGCGAGACCGACTGGTGGGGCAAGCCGCCCTACTGGCGCAAGGCCTCCGAACAGACCACCATCCAGGTCGACCTCGACGCCAGCATGCTCGGCCTCAACAAGCCCGCCGACCTGGCCATCCAGGCCGATATCGGCAGGTTCCTCGACGCCCTGGCCCGCGCCCTGGCCGAGCGCAAGTCGGCCAGTATCGATTCGCGCAGAAAGCGGGTTTCCGAATACGGCAAGCAGATCGAGAAGGACCGCGCCGACTGGAACAAGGCGCTGGAACACGACGGTGTCCCCATGCACCCGGCGCACGTGGCCGCCACCTGCAACGCAGTCTTCGACCCCGACTCACCGATCGTCGCCGACGGCGGCAACACCGCCATCTGGGCGATGTTCCATCACCACGCCCGCGTACCCAACCGCGTGCTGTCGACCTTCAAGTTCGGCATGCTCGGCGCCGGCATGGCCCAGG
This DNA window, taken from Pseudomonadota bacterium, encodes the following:
- a CDS encoding glycosyltransferase family 39 protein; amino-acid sequence: MHGPAGDIRRLSEGRLAWLFLAALVVLGTGIGLRDPWPADEPRFVLNALEMIETGNWLIPHRGGEPYPDKPPVFMWATAISIMATGSVRLGFLLPSLLAALGTLWLVVDLTGRLHGRRIAMLAGLALLSTVQFALQAKMAQIDMLVTFWITLGAYGMFRHALLGPARSWWFVACAAMGLGVITKGVGFLPLLMIPVWLVMARRGDAHPLSSGELLAGLGVLLAAIALWVVPMVIHTTVSGDPAMLAYRDDILLRQTAERYAEPWGHIRPWYYFIFAVAPWAWLPLWLALPWALPNWWRRLRRGDARTVLPLSGVLLVLIFFSLSPGKRGVYLLPTVPLLVLALAPLLPGLLARRGPNWLATGIVVLLGGMLGTAGTLGWLGFEPLSELADKHDASPWFWWALMGAAMVLLLAWFRPKRGVMALALWLGLLWCTFGWLSWPDMNGSRSPRELMQRVAEISGPEKWLAVHDFGEEFVLMARQPTVHFGYSTPDDREAARAFDWLAASPGERWLLIAHEHAGLVDCVDMDRTYDLGFQNSQHWWLVPGHAAMGCRGDPHAAPVYVAPTSLRPSPYL
- a CDS encoding glycosyltransferase family 2 protein codes for the protein MDISIIIPARDEGSNLPELLDEVQAAMEPLCEAYEVLVVDDGSVDDTWPMLVKRAAENATLRPLRHISSVGQSTSIWQAARYARGRWLATLDGDGQNDPADLPRLLERAHERELEMVVGHRTARRDTRLKRLSSRIANAVRSTLLRDSTPDTGCGIKVIDRSAFLHLPYFDHMHRYLPALIQFQGGRCESVPVNHRPRGAGESHYGLNNRLWAGLLDLMGVMWLKKRCRLPAECGTLVGKADEEEQA
- a CDS encoding thiamine pyrophosphate-binding protein, with the protein product MADHHGGELVARMLQAEGVEKVFGIIDGTYFGFYSALDRLGIEIVTPRHETCAAHMAGAYARLTGRLGVCMASNGPGVANLLPGLVVEQAEGNRVLAITSARRPEIMYPDRGGAYQCFDQAGVIGRIGKFSEAVSSWERVPELMRKAFRACFDGRPGVVHVDVPETIMNGKFKSLPALWQPKQYRNTEPLSPTPEQVEQAAELLSRAEAPMIHAGSGVIHAQAFDALERVAEQLHAPVTTSWAARGVLGEDSPLAIPMPHVKLNHQVRNDADAVLVLGSRVGETDWWGKPPYWRKASEQTTIQVDLDASMLGLNKPADLAIQADIGRFLDALARALAERKSASIDSRRKRVSEYGKQIEKDRADWNKALEHDGVPMHPAHVAATCNAVFDPDSPIVADGGNTAIWAMFHHHARVPNRVLSTFKFGMLGAGMAQAIGAAIARPDRPVCCIIGDGAFGFHPQEIETAVRNKLKVIYLVLCDKQWGMVKMNQQFALKPLKTLMFKSLKPEETIKADLGEIAFDQLAEAMGAHGERVSDAAELKPALERALASGGCAVIHVDVDPVKHMWAPGLMHFKKMHEEPKG